In a genomic window of Urocitellus parryii isolate mUroPar1 chromosome 11, mUroPar1.hap1, whole genome shotgun sequence:
- the Sfn gene encoding 14-3-3 protein sigma, which yields MERASLIQKAKLAEQAERYEDMAAFMKGAVEKGEELSCEERNLLSVAYKNVVGGQRAAWRVLSSIEQKSNEEGSEEKGPEVREYREKVETELRGVCDTVLGLLDSHLIKEAGEAESRVFYLKMKGDYYRYLAEVATGDDKKRIIDSARSAYQEAMDISKKEMPPTNPIRLGLALNFSVFHYEIANSPEEAITLAKTTFDEAMADLHTLSEDSYKDSTLIMQLLRDNLTLWTADNAGEEGGEAPEEPQS from the coding sequence ATGGAGAGAGCCAGTCTGATCCAGAAGGCCAAGCTGGCAGAGCAGGCTGAACGCTATGAGGACATGGCAGCCTTCATGAAGGGCGCCGTGGAAAAGGGTGAGGAGCTCTCCTGTGAAGAGAGAAACCTGCTCTCTGTGGCCTACAAGAACGTGGTAGGCGGCCAGAGGGCTGCCTGGAGGGTCCTGTCCAGCATTGAGCAGAAGAGCAACGAGGAAGGCTCGGAAGAGAAGGGCCCCGAGGTGCGAGAGTACCGCGAGAAGGTGGAGACCGAGCTCCGGGGTGTGTGCGACACCGTGCTGGGCCTGCTGGACTCCCACCTTATCAAGGAGGCCGGGGAGGCGGAGAGCCGGGTTTTCTACCTGAAGATGAAGGGCGACTACTACCGCTACCTAGCCGAGGTGGCCACTGGTGACGACAAGAAGCGCATCATCGACTCTGCCCGGTCAGCCTACCAGGAGGCCATGGACATCAGCAAGAAGGAGATGCCGCCCACCAACCCCATCCGTCTGGGCCTGGCCCTGAACTTTTCCGTCTTCCACTACGAGATTGCCAACAGCCCCGAGGAAGCCATCACGCTGGCCAAGACCACTTTTGACGAGGCCATGGctgacctgcacaccctcagcGAGGACTCCTACAAAGACAGCACCCTCATCATGCAGCTGCTGCGAGACAACTTGACCCTCTGGACAGCCGACAACGCCGGGGAAGAGGGTGGGGAGGCTCCTGAGGAGCCCCAGAGCTGA